One window from the genome of Roseisolibacter agri encodes:
- a CDS encoding M56 family metallopeptidase, with translation MIALLMLAAIVGGAAAALGAGAAEGALRLWRRPARGAWVAALAVTALLPVAAVLVAPRAAAVARTLLAPAPTARSRSGSIPVHELPAVVVRATGTAGSDLMAVARDALPALERPLALLWLATSALALLVLWRGVRALRRAARAWTPEVVDGVAVAVAPDLGPAVLGVRQPRIVLPAWALALERPLRALVLRHEQEHARAGDPALLMAGALLVAAMPWNPAAWWIARRLRAAIEIDCDARVLRAHPDVTRYGLLLLAVAQRRDQARAAVPALAALSALAPSPTDLERRIATMRARPLRPRVRLARTLGLGGVAGASTVAALLACAAPDMVASRPRDDAADMARARTLEDSVAVALRSADGGVDSLMIGLAPMLRQLGTPDTTLLPRKVTGPGSPTSPRMASGELMPRSADPDLARLQIVVPDTDSAGAVYFEYQVEQPVRPAGEVRGPRYPAEARRLGLEGEVLAQFVVDTAGRVVGPVRILKATGSHLFADAVIDAVTDLRFEPARVGGKAVKQLVQQPFQFALTKRPL, from the coding sequence ATGATCGCGCTCCTGATGCTGGCCGCGATCGTCGGCGGCGCGGCCGCCGCGCTGGGTGCGGGGGCGGCGGAGGGCGCGCTGCGGCTCTGGCGGCGTCCCGCGCGCGGCGCGTGGGTGGCCGCGCTCGCGGTCACCGCCCTGCTGCCCGTCGCCGCCGTGCTGGTCGCGCCGCGCGCCGCGGCGGTCGCGCGCACCCTCCTCGCCCCTGCCCCGACGGCCCGGAGCCGGTCCGGATCGATCCCCGTCCACGAGCTGCCCGCCGTCGTCGTGCGCGCCACGGGCACCGCGGGCAGCGACCTGATGGCCGTCGCGCGCGACGCGCTGCCGGCGCTCGAGCGGCCGCTGGCGCTGCTCTGGCTGGCGACGTCCGCGCTCGCGCTCCTCGTGCTCTGGCGCGGCGTGCGTGCGCTGCGGCGCGCGGCCCGCGCGTGGACGCCCGAGGTCGTGGACGGCGTCGCGGTCGCCGTCGCGCCCGACCTGGGTCCCGCGGTGCTGGGCGTGCGGCAGCCGCGCATCGTGCTCCCCGCGTGGGCGCTCGCGCTGGAGCGGCCGCTGCGCGCGCTGGTGCTGCGGCACGAGCAGGAGCACGCGCGCGCGGGCGACCCGGCGCTGCTGATGGCCGGCGCGCTGCTGGTGGCCGCGATGCCGTGGAATCCCGCCGCGTGGTGGATCGCGCGCCGGCTCCGTGCCGCGATCGAGATCGACTGCGACGCGCGCGTGCTGCGCGCGCATCCCGACGTCACGCGCTACGGGCTGCTGCTGCTGGCCGTGGCGCAGCGCCGCGACCAGGCGCGCGCCGCGGTGCCCGCCCTCGCCGCGCTCTCCGCGCTCGCGCCGTCGCCCACCGACCTGGAGCGCCGCATCGCGACGATGCGCGCGCGCCCGCTGCGTCCGCGCGTCCGCCTCGCGCGCACGCTCGGACTCGGTGGTGTCGCGGGCGCGTCCACCGTCGCGGCGTTGCTCGCGTGCGCGGCGCCCGACATGGTCGCCAGCCGGCCGCGCGACGACGCGGCCGACATGGCGCGGGCGCGCACGCTCGAGGACTCGGTGGCGGTCGCGCTGCGGAGCGCCGACGGCGGCGTCGACTCGCTGATGATCGGCCTCGCGCCGATGCTGCGGCAGCTCGGAACGCCGGACACGACGCTGCTGCCACGCAAGGTGACGGGGCCCGGATCGCCGACGTCGCCGCGCATGGCATCGGGCGAGCTCATGCCCAGGTCCGCCGACCCCGATCTGGCGCGCTTGCAGATCGTGGTGCCCGACACAGATTCGGCCGGCGCGGTGTACTTCGAATACCAGGTGGAGCAGCCGGTCAGGCCGGCCGGGGAGGTGCGCGGCCCGCGCTACCCGGCGGAGGCGCGGCGGCTCGGCCTGGAAGGCGAGGTGCTGGCGCAGTTCGTCGTCGATACGGCGGGTCGCGTCGTCGGGCCCGTCCGGATCCTGAAGGCGACGGGCAGCCACCTCTTCGCCGACGCGGTGATCGACGCCGTGACCGACCTGCGCTTCGAGCCGGCCCGCGTGGGTGGGAAGGCGGTGAAGCAGCTCGTCCAGCAGCCGTTCCAGTTCGCTCTCACCAAGCGCCCGCTCTGA
- a CDS encoding BlaI/MecI/CopY family transcriptional regulator: MEMEISFGERELDVMGVLWELGSGTVTEVREALPTTLAYTTVLTILRNLEGKGLVRHEGEGKAYRYFPVVARQAARRSALSRLVDKLFHGSPEALVAQLVHDRGLDAAELERLSRALRDDEAATREDA, from the coding sequence ATGGAGATGGAGATCTCGTTCGGCGAGCGGGAGCTCGACGTCATGGGCGTGTTGTGGGAGCTGGGCTCGGGCACCGTCACCGAGGTCCGCGAGGCGCTGCCCACCACCCTCGCCTACACCACCGTCCTCACCATCCTCCGCAACCTCGAGGGCAAGGGGCTGGTGCGGCACGAGGGCGAGGGGAAGGCCTACCGCTACTTCCCCGTCGTGGCGCGGCAGGCCGCCCGACGCAGCGCGCTCTCGCGGCTGGTGGACAAGCTGTTCCACGGCTCCCCCGAGGCGCTGGTCGCGCAGCTGGTGCACGACCGCGGCCTCGACGCCGCGGAGCTGGAGCGCCTGTCGCGCGCGCTGCGCGACGACGAGGCCGCCACGCGGGAGGACGCATGA
- a CDS encoding proline dehydrogenase family protein, whose protein sequence is MLRNALLYLSNQQRVFRFIRDNRLAKRFASRFVAGETIEEALEAVAALNGRGIRASLDLLGESVTNAAEAQQTGREYVELLERIQARGLDANVSVKLTAMGQDIDEGLCVETIGAVLRTAQGFGNFVRLDMESSAYTQKTLDLFYGRLYPAYPENVGIVLQSYLYRTDDDVKRANQERCRVRICKGAYKEPPAVAYPDKADVDKSYVRAMQALMRDGRYPGIATHDEAIIAEAKRFAKAEGIATDRFEFQMLYGVRRDLQDALVREGYNVRVYVPFGTQWYPYLMRRLAERPANVAFMTGNIVKEVIGGRRNASRNGTRPRVGPGA, encoded by the coding sequence ATGCTGCGCAACGCGCTCCTCTACCTCTCCAACCAGCAGCGGGTCTTCCGGTTCATCCGCGACAACCGCCTCGCGAAGCGCTTCGCGTCGCGCTTCGTGGCCGGCGAGACGATCGAGGAGGCGCTGGAGGCGGTGGCCGCGCTGAACGGGCGCGGCATCCGTGCGTCGCTCGACCTGCTGGGCGAGAGCGTGACGAACGCCGCCGAGGCGCAGCAGACCGGCCGCGAGTACGTCGAGCTGCTGGAGCGGATCCAGGCGCGTGGGCTGGACGCCAACGTCTCGGTGAAGCTGACCGCGATGGGGCAGGACATCGACGAGGGGCTGTGCGTCGAGACCATCGGCGCGGTGCTGCGCACGGCGCAGGGCTTCGGCAACTTCGTGCGGCTCGACATGGAGTCGAGCGCGTACACGCAGAAGACGCTCGACCTGTTCTATGGCCGTTTGTACCCCGCGTACCCCGAGAATGTCGGCATCGTGCTGCAGAGCTACCTGTACCGCACCGACGACGACGTGAAGCGCGCCAACCAGGAGCGCTGCCGCGTGCGCATCTGCAAGGGCGCGTACAAGGAGCCGCCCGCAGTCGCGTACCCCGACAAGGCGGACGTCGACAAGAGCTACGTGCGCGCGATGCAGGCGCTGATGCGCGACGGCCGCTATCCCGGCATCGCGACGCACGACGAGGCGATCATCGCCGAGGCGAAGCGGTTCGCGAAGGCGGAGGGGATCGCGACCGACCGCTTCGAGTTCCAGATGCTGTACGGCGTGCGCCGCGACCTGCAGGACGCGCTGGTGCGCGAGGGCTACAACGTGCGCGTCTACGTGCCGTTCGGGACGCAGTGGTATCCGTACCTCATGCGCCGGCTGGCCGAGCGTCCCGCGAACGTCGCCTTCATGACGGGCAACATCGTGAAGGAGGTCATCGGCGGGCGCCGCAACGCGTCGCGCAACGGCACGCGCCCGCGCGTGGGCCCCGGCGCGTGA
- the rsgA gene encoding ribosome small subunit-dependent GTPase A — protein MNGVVLGGTGGIWRVLGDDGVVREASLRGRLKKSDEGRRADGSLRRDTVASESRRGKLAVGDRVTLATDARDTGAWAIDAIAPRHSKLARRSPGGGYGERVLVANVDQVLVVFAAARPEPHERMLDRFLVVAEANELAARIVVNKAELVGDGDAVRGEAVVRERFADFTRAGYPLHVTSVAQRHGLEELREVLVGRTSALTGPSGVGKSSLMNALYPGLDLRVGAISESVNKGRHTTVGALLHPLRGPDASVAGFVVDTPGLREIGFWGLPAESLDECFPELRPYLDECRFGDCAHVSEPGCAVREAVAEGAVSRARYESFLKLREEVREGTPPEWA, from the coding sequence GTGAACGGCGTCGTCCTGGGTGGCACCGGCGGCATCTGGCGCGTCCTCGGCGACGACGGCGTCGTGCGCGAGGCGTCGCTGCGCGGGCGGCTCAAGAAGTCGGACGAGGGGCGGCGCGCCGACGGCTCGCTGCGGCGCGACACCGTGGCCTCCGAGTCGCGGCGCGGCAAGCTCGCGGTGGGCGACCGCGTCACGCTGGCGACGGACGCGCGCGACACGGGCGCGTGGGCGATCGACGCGATCGCGCCGCGCCACTCGAAGCTCGCGCGGCGCAGCCCCGGCGGCGGCTACGGCGAGCGCGTGCTCGTCGCCAACGTCGATCAGGTGCTCGTGGTGTTCGCGGCCGCGCGCCCCGAGCCGCACGAGCGCATGCTCGACCGCTTCCTGGTCGTCGCGGAGGCCAACGAGCTGGCGGCGCGCATCGTCGTCAACAAGGCGGAGCTGGTGGGCGACGGCGACGCGGTGCGCGGCGAGGCCGTGGTGCGCGAGCGCTTCGCGGACTTCACGCGCGCGGGCTATCCGCTGCACGTCACGAGCGTCGCGCAGCGGCACGGGCTGGAGGAGCTGCGCGAGGTGCTGGTCGGCCGCACGTCGGCGCTCACGGGGCCGTCGGGCGTCGGCAAGTCGTCGCTCATGAACGCGCTCTATCCGGGGCTCGACCTGCGCGTCGGCGCGATCAGCGAGAGCGTCAACAAGGGGCGCCACACGACGGTGGGCGCGCTGCTGCATCCGCTGCGCGGCCCCGACGCGAGCGTCGCCGGCTTCGTCGTCGACACGCCGGGGCTGCGCGAGATCGGCTTCTGGGGGCTGCCCGCCGAATCGCTGGACGAGTGCTTCCCCGAGCTGCGGCCGTACCTGGACGAGTGCCGCTTCGGCGACTGCGCGCACGTCTCGGAGCCCGGGTGCGCGGTGCGCGAGGCGGTGGCCGAGGGCGCGGTGAGCCGCGCGCGCTACGAGAGCTTCCTCAAGCTGCGCGAGGAAGTCCGCGAGGGCACGCCGCCGGAGTGGGCCTGA
- a CDS encoding tetratricopeptide repeat protein, whose amino-acid sequence MRTLRSRAPRPLRAGLVATLLLSPSLLAAQSAADAALCERQGDARHPEARAQVRERAQGGTPAAAFFAGCAALADGDAGRAAEALERAVRADDASAVAHFWLGRAYGEQAQKANVFRQASLARKTKAEFERAVQLDPAYIDARVGLIRYYLLAPGVLGGSTERARAQVEEIRRRNPYRGAFAAVDVATRQKDTASVTREYRQLIAQYPDSSGPWVALISLLATQQRWDEAFATTERLLQAQPASPVAPYLIGRLASQSGQQLERGEQALRRYLGTTPRPGDPPLANAHYRLGGILERQGRKDQARAEYEAAVALDPKLKVARDALAKLR is encoded by the coding sequence ATGCGCACCCTCCGCTCCCGCGCGCCGCGCCCGCTCCGTGCGGGCCTCGTCGCCACCCTGTTGCTGTCGCCGTCCCTGCTGGCCGCTCAGAGCGCCGCGGACGCCGCGCTGTGCGAGCGCCAGGGCGACGCCCGCCATCCGGAGGCGCGGGCGCAGGTTCGTGAGCGCGCGCAGGGCGGGACGCCGGCCGCCGCCTTCTTCGCGGGCTGCGCGGCGCTGGCCGACGGGGATGCGGGACGCGCCGCCGAGGCGCTGGAGCGCGCGGTGCGGGCCGACGACGCGAGCGCGGTCGCGCACTTCTGGCTCGGCCGCGCGTACGGCGAGCAGGCGCAGAAGGCGAACGTCTTCCGGCAGGCGTCGCTGGCGCGGAAGACGAAGGCGGAGTTCGAGCGCGCCGTGCAGCTGGATCCCGCGTACATCGACGCGCGTGTGGGCCTGATCCGCTACTACCTGCTCGCGCCCGGCGTCCTCGGTGGGAGCACCGAGCGTGCGCGCGCGCAGGTCGAGGAGATCCGCCGCCGCAATCCGTATCGCGGCGCCTTCGCGGCCGTCGACGTGGCGACACGCCAGAAGGACACCGCGAGCGTCACGCGCGAGTACCGGCAGCTGATCGCGCAGTACCCGGACAGCAGCGGCCCGTGGGTCGCGCTGATCTCGCTCCTCGCGACGCAGCAGCGGTGGGACGAGGCCTTCGCGACCACCGAGCGGCTGCTCCAGGCGCAGCCCGCGTCGCCGGTGGCGCCGTACCTGATCGGACGGCTCGCGTCGCAGTCGGGGCAGCAGCTCGAGCGCGGCGAGCAGGCGCTCCGGCGCTACCTCGGCACCACGCCGCGTCCCGGCGATCCGCCGCTGGCGAACGCGCACTACCGGCTGGGTGGGATCCTCGAGCGGCAGGGCCGGAAGGACCAGGCGCGCGCGGAGTACGAGGCCGCGGTGGCGCTGGACCCGAAGCTCAAGGTCGCGCGCGACGCGCTGGCGAAGCTGCGCTGA
- the nfi gene encoding deoxyribonuclease V (cleaves DNA at apurinic or apyrimidinic sites), whose translation MTTRDFPTTIAEATAVQQRLRAEVVLQPPPNFAPRLVAGLDVSMDRDATECFAGIVVLALPSLEVVDQATAVAPVPMPYVPGFLAFRELPAVAAAWDQLRTRPDALIFDGQGIAHPRRFGIACYGGLLFGVPSIGCAKSILVGTHAPLGPERLARAPLVHRRETVGMAIRLRESVHPVYVSPGHLIDLETAVDVVVSVSAGFREPETTRRAHRLVNAERRARKGE comes from the coding sequence GTGACGACGCGCGACTTCCCGACGACCATCGCCGAGGCGACCGCGGTGCAGCAGCGGCTGCGCGCGGAGGTCGTGCTGCAGCCGCCGCCGAACTTCGCGCCGCGGCTGGTGGCGGGCCTCGACGTGTCGATGGACCGCGACGCCACCGAGTGCTTCGCGGGCATCGTCGTGCTCGCGCTGCCGTCGCTGGAGGTCGTCGACCAGGCGACCGCCGTCGCGCCGGTGCCGATGCCGTACGTGCCGGGCTTCCTCGCGTTCCGCGAGCTGCCGGCGGTCGCCGCGGCGTGGGACCAGCTCCGCACGCGCCCCGACGCGCTGATCTTCGACGGGCAGGGGATCGCGCATCCGCGCCGCTTCGGCATCGCGTGCTATGGCGGGCTGCTGTTCGGCGTGCCGTCCATCGGCTGCGCGAAGTCGATCCTCGTCGGCACGCACGCGCCGCTGGGTCCCGAGCGCCTCGCGCGCGCGCCGCTGGTGCACCGCCGCGAGACGGTGGGCATGGCGATCCGGCTGCGCGAGAGCGTGCATCCGGTGTACGTGTCGCCGGGCCACCTGATCGACCTCGAGACCGCGGTGGACGTCGTCGTGTCGGTGAGCGCGGGCTTCCGCGAGCCCGAGACGACGCGCCGCGCGCACCGGCTGGTGAACGCGGAGCGGCGGGCGCGGAAGGGCGAGTGA
- a CDS encoding SIR2 family NAD-dependent protein deacylase, whose translation MTPELGRARALLAGAQRLLVFTGAGVSAESGVPTFRGAGGMWNARRAEDLATPEAFARDPRLVWEWYAWRRGLVARCEPNAAHDAIARHARAHAGTTVVTQNVDGLHQRAAVAAGDPRGAASVVALHGTLFGVRCERWPACPTRLPHDGPIDASDHATLPRCDACGALLRPDVVWFGEALDAADLEAAFGAAQRADACLVVGTSALVQPAASVAATAARSGAPLVEVNAEDTPLSSLAAVALRGRAAELVPALLAQ comes from the coding sequence GTGACCCCTGAGCTCGGGCGCGCCCGCGCGCTGCTCGCCGGCGCGCAGCGGCTCCTGGTGTTCACCGGCGCGGGCGTCAGCGCGGAGTCGGGCGTGCCGACGTTCCGCGGCGCGGGCGGGATGTGGAACGCCAGGCGCGCCGAGGATCTCGCCACGCCGGAGGCGTTCGCGCGCGACCCGCGGCTGGTGTGGGAGTGGTACGCGTGGCGCCGCGGCCTGGTCGCGCGGTGCGAGCCCAACGCCGCGCACGACGCGATCGCCCGCCACGCGCGCGCGCACGCCGGCACCACCGTCGTGACGCAGAACGTCGACGGTCTCCATCAGCGCGCGGCCGTGGCGGCCGGCGATCCGCGCGGTGCCGCGTCGGTGGTCGCGCTGCACGGCACGCTGTTCGGCGTGCGCTGCGAGCGCTGGCCGGCGTGTCCCACGCGCCTGCCGCACGACGGGCCGATCGACGCCAGCGACCACGCGACGCTGCCGCGCTGCGACGCGTGCGGCGCGCTGCTGCGGCCCGACGTCGTGTGGTTCGGCGAGGCGCTGGACGCCGCCGACCTGGAGGCCGCGTTCGGTGCGGCGCAGCGCGCGGACGCGTGCCTGGTGGTGGGCACGAGCGCGCTGGTGCAGCCCGCGGCGAGCGTCGCGGCCACGGCCGCGCGATCGGGTGCTCCGTTGGTCGAGGTGAACGCGGAGGACACGCCGCTCTCGTCGCTGGCGGCGGTGGCGCTGCGCGGTCGCGCGGCGGAGCTCGTGCCCGCGCTGCTCGCTCAGTAG
- a CDS encoding putative bifunctional diguanylate cyclase/phosphodiesterase: protein MTHDPASSAASLPLPLHAAPTARGEPAAGLADGARLRALFELHVDGVLALDDRGRIGEANPAAVALLGIPAAELLGRDVLSLMTAEDCPRCEERLGAALQGTAQSWEANLETHDGRRAVQLAAVPIVENGVTTGAFLVAHDVTSHRTLEAQLAHRAFHDPLTGLANRALFRDRVEQALARDPTGEHVAVIFVDLDDFKKVNDTQGHAAGDALLVRVAALLVDSTRGCDLIARFGGDEFAVLLGRIAQRDHVDAVAARIAAALRRPIALPLRDVVVGASLGIAHGRPGIDADELLKDADLAMYRTKAASQGHVSKYAAGAQALVEEREAMHEDLRRALEGDPAGGRLSLVYQPVVELASGRVSTYEALARWWHPAHGEVPPSTFVPLAEETGLVVALGRWVLRAACAQLRRWEAAAPNAERPTVRVNLSRCELEQPTLLRDVADALDHAGVSGAQLTLELPEAAVMRRPEEALVTLHGLRELGVRLAIDDFGTAASSLGHLQRFPVDELKIDRGFVDAAPEDADAEAVVRSMVALGRALHLRMVAEGVERPAQRAWLADVGCEFAQGYLFAPPGAPADVHGSASDDAPHAMPHAMPHAVRAPRDIPREPVHGSTAPA from the coding sequence ATGACGCACGATCCCGCCTCGTCCGCCGCCTCGCTCCCGCTCCCGCTCCACGCCGCTCCGACGGCGCGGGGCGAGCCCGCGGCCGGCCTCGCGGACGGCGCCCGCCTGCGCGCCCTCTTCGAGCTCCACGTCGACGGGGTGCTCGCGCTCGACGACCGGGGGCGGATCGGCGAGGCCAACCCGGCGGCGGTGGCCCTCCTGGGCATCCCGGCGGCCGAGCTGCTCGGGCGCGACGTGCTGTCGCTGATGACCGCGGAGGACTGCCCGCGCTGCGAGGAGCGGCTGGGCGCGGCGCTCCAGGGCACGGCGCAGAGCTGGGAGGCGAACCTCGAGACGCACGACGGGCGGCGCGCGGTCCAGCTCGCGGCGGTCCCGATCGTCGAGAATGGCGTGACGACGGGCGCGTTCCTGGTGGCGCACGACGTCACCTCGCACCGCACGCTCGAGGCGCAGCTCGCGCACCGCGCCTTCCACGACCCGCTCACCGGGCTCGCCAACCGCGCGCTCTTCCGCGACCGTGTGGAGCAGGCGCTCGCGCGCGACCCCACGGGCGAGCACGTCGCGGTGATCTTCGTCGACCTCGACGACTTCAAGAAGGTCAACGACACCCAGGGCCACGCGGCCGGCGACGCGCTGCTGGTGCGCGTGGCGGCGCTGCTGGTGGACAGCACGCGCGGCTGCGACCTGATCGCGCGCTTCGGCGGCGACGAGTTCGCGGTGCTGCTGGGGCGCATCGCGCAGCGCGACCACGTGGACGCGGTGGCGGCGCGCATCGCGGCCGCGCTGCGCCGTCCCATCGCGCTCCCGCTGCGCGACGTCGTCGTCGGCGCGAGCCTGGGCATCGCGCACGGCCGACCCGGCATCGACGCCGACGAGCTGCTGAAGGACGCCGACCTCGCCATGTATCGCACGAAGGCCGCGAGCCAGGGCCACGTGTCCAAGTACGCGGCCGGCGCGCAGGCGCTCGTCGAGGAGCGCGAGGCGATGCACGAGGACCTGCGCCGCGCGCTCGAGGGCGACCCGGCGGGCGGACGGCTCTCACTCGTCTACCAGCCGGTCGTCGAGCTGGCGTCGGGCCGCGTGAGCACGTACGAGGCGCTCGCGCGCTGGTGGCATCCCGCGCACGGCGAGGTGCCGCCGTCCACCTTCGTGCCGCTGGCCGAGGAGACGGGGCTGGTGGTCGCGCTCGGCCGCTGGGTGCTGCGCGCCGCGTGCGCGCAGCTGCGGCGGTGGGAGGCCGCGGCGCCCAACGCCGAGCGGCCCACGGTGCGCGTGAACCTCTCGCGCTGCGAGCTGGAGCAGCCGACGCTGCTGCGCGACGTCGCCGACGCGCTCGACCACGCGGGCGTGTCGGGCGCGCAGCTGACGCTGGAGCTGCCGGAGGCGGCGGTGATGCGGCGCCCCGAGGAGGCGCTGGTGACGCTGCACGGCCTGCGCGAGCTGGGCGTGCGCCTGGCGATCGACGACTTCGGCACGGCCGCGTCCTCGCTCGGCCACCTGCAGCGCTTCCCGGTGGACGAGCTGAAGATCGACCGCGGCTTCGTCGACGCGGCGCCCGAGGACGCGGACGCCGAGGCGGTGGTGCGCTCGATGGTGGCGCTCGGCCGCGCGCTGCACCTGCGCATGGTAGCCGAGGGCGTGGAGCGGCCCGCGCAGCGCGCGTGGCTGGCGGACGTCGGCTGCGAGTTCGCGCAGGGCTACCTGTTCGCGCCGCCGGGCGCGCCCGCCGACGTGCACGGCTCCGCGTCGGACGACGCGCCGCACGCGATGCCGCACGCGATGCCGCACGCGGTGCGCGCGCCGCGCGACATCCCGCGCGAGCCGGTGCACGGGTCCACCGCGCCGGCGTGA
- a CDS encoding M1 family metallopeptidase encodes MTARRLLALALLAGSAAGAVRPARLAAQQPAARLPERAVRRDIPLTNAIRRAMAAGTRDSTGRPGRNYWQLRTDYTIEARLDPATSRITGRETVVVHNASPDSLGQLALRLDPNIFLGNTPQAAPWVPAEVTDGMVITRMSVNGEAVTLGPPPAGGEGARSIVAAQAAQAAQARAVPTAIGLRSTVARITLPTKVAPRATATLEIEWNHKLPGGPGAGHRMTQRWADTLYQPTQWYPRVAVYDDLRGWNEELYLGPSEFYNNFGRFDVKLDVPAGWVVSGTGILQNPEQVLTARARERLKRVLDSDSVTTIVGADEVGPGQSTAAGDRLVWHMVADSVNDFAWATAKQFVWRATRATIPGKGRVPIHMVYLPGRAQQFRDAGEIARHALEFYSKLWFPYQFPQLTLQDGPSAGMEYPMVINSNRGAADHETAHQWWPMVVSNNETWYGWMDEGFNQYMNILSDADAAGKPPVLNGLGQSYGRVSGNEAEPPMMWNANYAGQQFYGFTTYQKTPLMLSALGGVVGDSAVIRAHREWANAWLFKHPSPWDYMFFMNRALNRDLGWFWYYWLFTTESSDGSIQNVATAGTRTTVTVRQDGQMPSPVVLRVHLAPTGGALRRVANARVVDDTTAVVTYPADVWFAGSRTFTATLDFGRAITRVELDPEQRFPDREAGDNVWPRKAQ; translated from the coding sequence ATGACCGCCCGTCGTCTTCTCGCGCTGGCGCTGCTCGCCGGCTCCGCCGCGGGGGCCGTGCGCCCCGCGCGCCTGGCCGCGCAGCAGCCGGCTGCCCGCCTCCCCGAGCGCGCGGTGCGCCGCGACATCCCGCTCACCAACGCGATCCGGCGCGCGATGGCCGCCGGGACGCGCGACTCGACCGGGCGCCCGGGCCGCAACTACTGGCAGCTGCGGACCGACTACACGATCGAGGCGCGCCTGGATCCGGCGACCTCGCGCATCACCGGCCGCGAGACGGTCGTCGTGCACAACGCGAGCCCCGACTCGCTCGGCCAGCTCGCCCTGCGGCTGGACCCCAACATCTTCCTCGGCAACACGCCGCAGGCGGCGCCGTGGGTGCCGGCGGAGGTGACCGACGGCATGGTCATCACCCGCATGTCGGTGAACGGCGAGGCGGTGACCCTCGGGCCGCCGCCGGCCGGCGGGGAGGGCGCCCGCTCGATCGTGGCGGCGCAGGCCGCGCAGGCGGCGCAGGCGCGCGCGGTGCCGACCGCGATCGGGCTCCGCTCGACGGTCGCGCGCATCACGCTGCCGACCAAGGTCGCGCCGCGCGCGACGGCGACGCTCGAGATCGAGTGGAACCACAAGCTGCCGGGCGGCCCGGGCGCCGGGCACCGGATGACGCAGCGCTGGGCCGACACGCTCTACCAGCCGACGCAGTGGTATCCGCGCGTCGCGGTCTACGACGACCTGCGCGGCTGGAACGAGGAGCTCTACCTCGGCCCGTCGGAGTTCTACAACAACTTCGGGCGCTTCGACGTGAAGCTCGACGTGCCGGCCGGCTGGGTGGTGAGCGGCACCGGCATCCTGCAGAACCCCGAGCAGGTGCTGACGGCGCGCGCCCGCGAGCGCCTCAAGCGCGTGCTCGACTCCGACTCGGTGACGACGATCGTCGGCGCCGACGAGGTGGGACCGGGGCAGAGCACCGCCGCGGGCGATCGCCTCGTGTGGCACATGGTCGCCGACAGCGTGAACGACTTCGCGTGGGCGACGGCGAAGCAGTTCGTGTGGCGGGCGACGCGCGCGACGATCCCGGGGAAGGGGCGCGTGCCGATCCACATGGTGTACCTGCCGGGCCGCGCGCAGCAGTTCCGCGACGCGGGCGAGATCGCGCGCCACGCGCTGGAGTTCTACTCGAAGCTCTGGTTCCCGTACCAGTTCCCGCAGCTGACGCTGCAGGACGGGCCGAGCGCGGGCATGGAGTACCCGATGGTGATCAACTCCAACCGCGGCGCGGCCGACCACGAGACGGCGCACCAGTGGTGGCCGATGGTGGTGAGCAACAACGAGACGTGGTACGGCTGGATGGACGAGGGGTTCAACCAGTACATGAACATCCTCTCCGACGCCGACGCGGCGGGGAAGCCGCCCGTGCTGAACGGGCTCGGGCAGTCGTACGGCCGCGTCAGCGGCAACGAGGCCGAGCCGCCGATGATGTGGAACGCGAACTACGCGGGCCAGCAGTTCTACGGCTTCACGACCTACCAGAAGACGCCGCTCATGCTGTCCGCGCTCGGCGGCGTGGTGGGCGACAGCGCGGTGATCCGCGCGCACCGCGAGTGGGCGAACGCGTGGCTGTTCAAGCACCCGTCGCCGTGGGACTACATGTTCTTCATGAACCGCGCGCTGAACCGCGACCTCGGGTGGTTCTGGTACTACTGGCTGTTCACGACGGAGAGCTCGGACGGCTCGATCCAGAACGTCGCGACGGCGGGCACGCGCACGACGGTGACGGTGCGGCAGGACGGCCAGATGCCGTCGCCGGTCGTGCTGCGCGTGCACCTCGCGCCCACCGGCGGCGCGCTGCGCCGCGTGGCGAACGCGCGCGTGGTGGACGACACGACGGCGGTCGTGACGTATCCCGCCGACGTGTGGTTCGCGGGCAGCCGCACCTTCACCGCGACGCTCGACTTCGGCCGCGCCATCACGCGCGTGGAGCTGGATCCGGAGCAGCGGTTCCCGGATCGGGAGGCGGGGGACAACGTCTGGCCGCGAAAGGCACAGTAG